In Halanaeroarchaeum sp. HSR-CO, one DNA window encodes the following:
- the glnA gene encoding type I glutamate--ammonia ligase gives MTNGTELPDGGLTAEEQAVVERIEEENIDFLRLQFTDILGTVKNVSIPASQAEKAFEEGIYFDGSSIEGFVRIQESDMRLDPDPSTFAVLPWRRRDDGGAARLICDVVDTETGEPFSGDPRYVLERAIDRAAEMGYTLNAGPEPEFFIFEKDDGSATTRTHDTGGYFDLGPKDLASDMRREMIYVLEEMNFEVESSHHEVADGQHEISFKYADALTTADNIATFRSVVRAVAEMHDVHATFMPKPISNINGSGMHTHLSLFTEGGENAFYDGDDEFNLSETAYSFLAGILEHAPAITAIANPTVNSYKRLVPGYEAPVYVAWSDVNRSALVRKPAARVPASSRIELRSPDPTANPYLALAVMLQAGLEGIERGLEAPDPVRENIYEFDEAKRDEYGIDTLPGSLGEAVEALEADDVVLDALGEHVAEKFVQAKKQEFAEYKTDVSAWEIDRYLEKF, from the coding sequence ATGACAAACGGAACCGAACTCCCGGACGGGGGACTCACTGCCGAGGAACAGGCGGTCGTCGAACGCATCGAAGAAGAGAACATCGATTTCCTGCGGCTCCAGTTCACGGACATCCTGGGGACCGTCAAGAACGTCTCGATCCCGGCGAGCCAGGCGGAGAAGGCCTTCGAGGAGGGCATTTACTTCGACGGCTCGAGCATCGAGGGATTCGTGCGGATCCAGGAATCCGACATGCGCCTCGACCCCGACCCCTCGACGTTCGCCGTCCTCCCGTGGCGGCGCCGGGACGACGGCGGTGCGGCCAGGCTCATCTGTGACGTCGTCGATACGGAGACGGGCGAGCCCTTCTCGGGCGACCCACGATACGTCCTCGAACGGGCCATCGACCGCGCAGCGGAGATGGGGTACACGCTCAACGCGGGGCCCGAACCGGAATTTTTCATCTTCGAGAAGGACGACGGCAGCGCGACGACCCGGACCCACGACACCGGGGGCTACTTCGACCTCGGGCCGAAGGACCTCGCCTCGGATATGCGCCGGGAGATGATCTACGTACTCGAGGAGATGAACTTCGAGGTAGAGTCGAGTCACCACGAGGTCGCCGACGGCCAGCACGAGATCAGCTTCAAGTACGCCGACGCGCTCACCACGGCAGACAACATCGCGACCTTCAGGTCGGTCGTCCGGGCCGTCGCGGAGATGCACGACGTGCACGCGACCTTCATGCCCAAACCCATCTCGAACATCAACGGCTCGGGCATGCACACCCACCTCTCGCTGTTCACCGAGGGCGGCGAGAACGCCTTCTACGACGGTGACGACGAATTCAACCTCTCGGAGACGGCCTACTCGTTCCTCGCGGGCATCCTCGAACACGCCCCGGCCATCACGGCCATCGCCAACCCGACGGTGAACTCGTATAAACGTCTCGTTCCCGGTTACGAGGCCCCTGTCTACGTCGCGTGGTCGGACGTCAACCGCTCGGCACTCGTCCGGAAACCCGCCGCCCGGGTCCCCGCCTCCTCGCGCATCGAGTTGCGTTCGCCCGACCCGACGGCCAACCCGTATCTCGCGCTCGCCGTCATGCTCCAGGCCGGCCTAGAGGGCATCGAACGTGGCCTCGAGGCGCCCGATCCGGTCCGCGAGAACATCTACGAGTTCGACGAGGCCAAACGCGACGAGTACGGCATCGACACGTTGCCTGGCAGTCTCGGCGAGGCGGTCGAGGCGCTCGAGGCGGACGACGTCGTCCTCGATGCGCTCGGCGAGCACGTTGCCGAGAAGTTCGTCCAGGCGAAAAAACAGGAGTTCGCCGAGTACAAGACGGACGTCTCTGCCTGGGAGATCGACCGCTACCTGGAGAAGTTCTAG
- a CDS encoding YihY/virulence factor BrkB family protein, whose protein sequence is MSRQESSWPTLRETANAVHRNQIGFLAAAVAYYGFLSVIPLLLLSISVGTALGYDVSSEVLGLVGDMVTPAGAAALANAVDASGPGGGITVVGVAVLLWSSLRVFRGLDVAFSSIYGDEMAEPLLSQLGDALLVVAVISVSVAGVLLLGVVLSVLDLGSVALIVGPAALTVGLALAFLPIFYIFPDADVSLREALPGTVLTAVGWTALATTFGIYAQFVPSFRLYGVLGAALLLVTWLYLGGVIIMVGAVVNAVLAGRIGEDAESIDDEDEPRADPAPDVAAIGREVRELRESLDEKTVSKDDLEHDLQRYVRRKLRRGKARGWGPYLVLLYGTLMTLGAFYWLEGGWAILAMIVVWLSTLGLYVLMVLFGVGFAAASAPGSVLDWLRERRS, encoded by the coding sequence GTGAGTCGACAGGAATCCTCGTGGCCGACCCTCCGCGAGACAGCGAACGCAGTCCATCGCAATCAGATCGGTTTTCTGGCCGCCGCGGTGGCCTACTACGGCTTCCTCTCGGTCATCCCGTTGCTCCTCCTGTCGATTTCCGTCGGGACCGCACTCGGCTACGACGTCTCGAGCGAGGTGCTCGGGCTCGTGGGCGACATGGTGACTCCCGCGGGCGCGGCGGCCCTCGCCAACGCCGTCGACGCGAGCGGGCCGGGGGGCGGGATCACGGTGGTCGGGGTCGCCGTCCTCCTGTGGTCGTCGCTCCGGGTGTTCCGCGGACTCGACGTGGCATTCTCTTCGATCTACGGCGACGAGATGGCCGAACCGCTACTCTCACAGCTGGGTGATGCGCTGCTCGTCGTCGCCGTCATCTCCGTGTCGGTTGCCGGCGTCCTCCTCCTCGGCGTGGTCCTCTCGGTCCTCGACCTCGGATCGGTTGCGCTGATCGTCGGGCCGGCCGCGTTGACCGTCGGGCTGGCCCTCGCCTTCCTGCCGATCTTTTACATATTCCCCGACGCGGATGTGAGCCTCAGGGAGGCCCTACCGGGAACCGTTCTGACCGCCGTCGGGTGGACGGCGCTGGCGACGACCTTCGGCATCTACGCCCAGTTCGTCCCGAGTTTTCGACTCTACGGGGTGCTCGGTGCAGCGTTACTCCTGGTGACCTGGCTGTATCTGGGCGGGGTTATTATCATGGTGGGGGCTGTAGTCAACGCCGTGTTGGCGGGACGAATCGGAGAGGACGCCGAGAGTATCGACGACGAGGACGAACCACGGGCGGACCCGGCCCCCGACGTCGCGGCCATCGGCCGAGAGGTCCGTGAGCTACGAGAATCGCTCGACGAGAAGACGGTCTCGAAGGACGACCTCGAACACGACCTGCAGCGTTACGTCAGGCGCAAACTTCGGCGCGGGAAGGCGCGCGGCTGGGGGCCCTACCTGGTGTTGCTCTACGGGACCCTGATGACCCTGGGCGCGTTCTACTGGCTAGAGGGTGGCTGGGCCATTCTCGCGATGATCGTCGTCTGGCTGTCGACGCTCGGTCTCTACGTCCTGATGGTCCTCTTCGGCGTCGGGTTCGCCGCGGCGAGTGCACCAGGGTCGGTGCTCGACTGGCTCCGCGAACGTCGCTCATGA
- a CDS encoding DUF99 family protein, with protein sequence MKPGVRALGVAESYRGNRSTLAGVVVTAARAVDGFEFSSCTVGGLDATESIRDLYSDLDRDDIRYLLLAGVALAWFNVVDLRALSRVADRPVISVTFEESDGLEPALRREFDGDALDRRLAAYRSLPDRRATTVNGETVYIRAVGIGQEEAADVVEAYTPAGGRPEPVRVARQAARAADRFVRRTTDA encoded by the coding sequence GTGAAGCCGGGTGTCCGGGCGCTCGGTGTCGCCGAGTCGTATCGCGGCAACCGTTCGACGCTGGCCGGCGTCGTGGTGACTGCCGCACGGGCCGTGGACGGATTCGAATTTTCTTCCTGTACAGTGGGTGGACTCGACGCCACCGAATCGATCCGTGACCTCTACAGCGACCTCGACAGGGACGATATCCGCTATCTCCTCCTCGCGGGGGTTGCACTGGCGTGGTTCAACGTCGTCGACCTGCGGGCCCTGTCCCGGGTTGCGGATCGGCCCGTCATCTCGGTCACGTTCGAGGAGAGCGACGGACTCGAACCGGCGCTCCGCCGGGAGTTCGACGGAGACGCACTCGACCGGCGGCTGGCGGCCTACCGCTCGCTACCGGACCGACGAGCGACGACCGTCAACGGGGAGACGGTCTATATCCGGGCCGTCGGTATCGGCCAGGAAGAAGCGGCCGACGTCGTCGAAGCGTACACGCCGGCCGGCGGGCGGCCGGAGCCGGTCCGCGTGGCTCGCCAGGCCGCCAGGGCTGCTGATCGGTTCGTCCGGCGAACCACCGACGCTTAA
- a CDS encoding oxaloacetate decarboxylase, giving the protein MTDDIASLGETDYTRRDLDNTAGRELRDRFDEQDFVFAPGIYHALDARLAEMAGLDAAYMSGYSTVLGQFGFPDLEMVSMTEMVENAKRIVEATTLPVIADADTGYGGIHNVRRTVREYEKAGVAAIHIEDQQTPKRCGHIAGKEIVSREKAVARFEAAVNARQSEDTIIIARTDAYGSANGDWEEHLERGRLYADAGVDIVWPEMPDPSREDAVEYAETIHETHPDLRLAFNYSSSFAWSEEEDPLTFQELGDLGYEYIFITLFALHSGAYHVYEDMQNLAENDETAQFDLEERYLGHATESHHELSQVPLYQDIEGRFDREARERMANSEGFSGDREETVISTDD; this is encoded by the coding sequence ATGACCGACGATATCGCTTCCCTGGGGGAGACGGACTACACCCGGCGTGACCTCGACAACACCGCTGGTCGCGAACTCCGCGACCGGTTCGACGAGCAGGACTTCGTGTTCGCCCCGGGGATCTATCACGCACTCGACGCCCGACTCGCGGAGATGGCGGGCCTCGATGCCGCCTACATGTCCGGGTACTCGACCGTGCTCGGTCAGTTCGGCTTCCCGGACCTCGAGATGGTCTCGATGACCGAGATGGTCGAGAACGCAAAACGCATCGTCGAGGCGACCACCCTGCCGGTCATCGCGGACGCCGACACCGGCTACGGCGGCATCCACAACGTGCGACGCACGGTCAGGGAGTACGAGAAGGCCGGCGTGGCCGCGATCCACATCGAGGACCAGCAGACGCCCAAGCGCTGTGGGCACATCGCCGGCAAGGAGATCGTCTCGCGCGAGAAGGCCGTCGCCCGCTTCGAGGCGGCCGTGAACGCCAGGCAGTCCGAGGACACCATCATCATCGCCCGGACGGACGCCTATGGCTCCGCGAACGGCGACTGGGAGGAACACCTCGAGCGCGGCCGCCTGTACGCGGACGCGGGGGTCGACATCGTCTGGCCCGAGATGCCCGACCCGTCCCGGGAGGACGCTGTCGAGTACGCCGAAACCATCCACGAGACTCACCCGGACCTCCGACTGGCGTTCAACTACTCCTCCTCTTTCGCCTGGTCCGAAGAGGAGGATCCGCTCACGTTCCAGGAACTCGGCGATTTGGGGTACGAGTACATCTTCATCACCCTGTTCGCGCTGCACTCCGGCGCCTACCACGTCTACGAGGACATGCAGAACCTCGCCGAGAACGACGAGACGGCCCAGTTCGACCTGGAGGAGCGGTATCTCGGCCACGCGACGGAGAGCCACCACGAGCTCTCCCAGGTCCCACTGTACCAGGACATCGAGGGTCGTTTCGACCGGGAGGCCCGAGAACGGATGGCGAACTCCGAGGGATTCAGCGGGGACCGCGAGGAGACGGTCATCTCCACGGACGATTGA
- the hisH gene encoding imidazole glycerol phosphate synthase subunit HisH: MSQQSPEQTATSVMVVDYGLGNLRSATRGLERAGASVTISDDPADLQDADGIVLPGVGAFGDGMENAGPFREDLVSAAEDGVPILGICLGMQMLLTSSEEAEREGQGDVQGLDLIPGRNVRFTGNQKVPHMGWNDLSVERAHPLVEGVDGGYAYFVHSYYAEPDDPTTVVATTKYGVEFPAVVANEAGNVFGTQFHPEKSGETGLRVLQNFVDIVADQ, encoded by the coding sequence ATGAGCCAGCAGTCCCCCGAACAGACCGCCACGTCCGTGATGGTCGTGGACTACGGCCTGGGGAACCTCCGGAGCGCGACGCGGGGCCTCGAGCGGGCGGGCGCGAGCGTCACCATCTCCGACGACCCCGCCGACCTCCAGGACGCGGACGGCATCGTCCTGCCCGGCGTCGGGGCCTTCGGCGACGGCATGGAGAACGCCGGGCCGTTCCGCGAGGACCTCGTCTCCGCTGCCGAGGACGGCGTTCCCATCCTGGGCATCTGTCTCGGGATGCAGATGTTGCTCACCTCGAGCGAGGAGGCCGAGCGGGAGGGACAGGGCGACGTCCAGGGCCTCGATCTCATTCCCGGTCGGAACGTCCGGTTCACGGGTAACCAGAAGGTGCCCCACATGGGCTGGAACGACCTCTCGGTCGAGCGAGCGCACCCGCTCGTCGAGGGTGTCGACGGGGGATACGCCTACTTCGTGCACTCCTACTACGCCGAACCCGACGACCCCACGACGGTCGTCGCCACGACGAAGTACGGCGTCGAGTTCCCGGCCGTCGTCGCCAACGAGGCGGGGAACGTCTTCGGAACGCAGTTCCACCCGGAGAAGTCCGGCGAGACGGGGCTCCGCGTCCTCCAGAACTTCGTGGATATCGTCGCCGACCAGTAG
- a CDS encoding tRNA (guanine(26)-N(2))-dimethyltransferase, whose amino-acid sequence MEVTEGTVTVAVPEQSGDARTEDVFFNPDQQLNRDLTVATLSAYREREPRAESYFDAMAASGIRGVRAAADGWTVSMADVDPDAVDLCRENLARNDLDGTVHYQDANAVLHDAETVFDVTDLDPFGSPIPFADAAFANTRDLVAVTATDTAPLCGAHFASGKRRYSAVPRNTEYHPEMGLRILLSALARTAARYDVGVTPILSHVSDHYVRTYLDLSHRATDANESIDALGHVYHCPECLHREHEYGLTADPPAECQVCGGTEVLTAGPVWLEQTHDPAFVEVVRGELDETMATATRADRLLDRLAGELDVPMHFDQHRLYKRWSEPAIAMDDFLETLSDAGFEASRTHYDGTTFKTTARVDEIRAALH is encoded by the coding sequence ATGGAGGTCACCGAGGGGACGGTCACGGTCGCGGTACCCGAACAGTCCGGCGACGCGCGGACCGAGGACGTGTTCTTCAATCCGGACCAGCAACTCAACCGCGACCTGACGGTGGCGACCCTGAGTGCCTACCGGGAGCGAGAGCCGCGAGCCGAGAGCTACTTCGACGCGATGGCGGCATCGGGGATCCGCGGCGTCCGCGCGGCGGCCGACGGCTGGACGGTGAGCATGGCCGACGTCGACCCGGATGCGGTCGACCTCTGTCGAGAGAACCTGGCTCGCAACGACCTCGACGGGACGGTCCACTACCAGGACGCGAACGCCGTCCTCCACGACGCCGAGACCGTCTTCGACGTCACCGACCTGGACCCGTTCGGCTCCCCCATCCCCTTCGCCGACGCGGCGTTCGCCAACACCCGGGACCTGGTCGCGGTCACGGCGACCGATACCGCCCCACTCTGTGGAGCCCACTTCGCGAGTGGTAAGCGCCGGTACAGTGCGGTCCCACGGAACACCGAGTATCACCCGGAGATGGGACTGCGGATTTTGCTCTCGGCGCTCGCCCGGACCGCGGCCCGGTACGACGTGGGTGTCACCCCCATCCTCAGCCACGTCAGCGACCACTACGTGCGAACCTACCTCGACCTCTCCCACCGCGCGACCGACGCGAACGAGTCCATCGACGCTCTCGGGCACGTCTATCACTGCCCCGAGTGTCTCCACCGGGAGCACGAGTATGGCCTGACAGCCGATCCGCCGGCAGAGTGTCAGGTCTGCGGTGGAACGGAGGTCCTGACTGCGGGACCGGTCTGGCTCGAACAAACGCACGATCCGGCGTTCGTGGAGGTCGTCCGCGGGGAACTCGACGAGACGATGGCAACGGCCACCCGTGCCGACCGCCTCCTCGACCGCCTCGCCGGCGAACTCGACGTGCCGATGCACTTCGACCAGCACCGCCTCTACAAGCGGTGGAGCGAACCGGCCATCGCGATGGACGACTTTCTCGAGACGCTCAGCGACGCCGGTTTCGAGGCCTCGCGCACCCACTACGACGGGACGACGTTCAAGACGACAGCCAGGGTCGACGAGATACGGGCCGCGCTGCACTGA
- a CDS encoding DUF5786 family protein, translating to MGFGSYDESEQERQSLDSDDMDGDEGVETAEYEHEGDVDFEIGASNDELLDKLKDIKE from the coding sequence ATGGGCTTTGGGAGTTACGATGAATCCGAACAGGAGCGACAGTCGCTCGATTCGGACGATATGGACGGGGACGAAGGGGTAGAAACGGCTGAATACGAACACGAGGGGGACGTCGACTTCGAGATCGGGGCATCGAACGACGAACTGCTCGACAAACTCAAAGACATCAAGGAGTAA
- a CDS encoding phosphatase PAP2 family protein produces MRGQGVAAAISQSVPETVVPILVVVTGLGDPVFVAVLAVAVYWLGPQYGLLDRRAGATVLATTFFALALTLFLKYGFAMPRPPADVMLIPEDGMGFPSGHATGATATYAALAVYLKRWSRTNRYGLAGVLVVVVALSRVFLGVHYFVDVVAGIVVGLLALAAVRWVASEQLTIAFAMSVPVALAGTLLAGTAETALQVGVVSGGAIGWWLVNDRVADSEIETVRIVAAAVGGGLLLGVGFESGVPIVAGFAGAGAGALFLAVPGLNG; encoded by the coding sequence ATGAGGGGACAGGGTGTCGCCGCAGCCATCTCGCAGTCCGTCCCCGAGACCGTGGTCCCGATCCTGGTCGTGGTGACGGGGCTCGGCGATCCGGTGTTCGTGGCCGTCCTCGCGGTGGCCGTCTACTGGCTCGGCCCCCAGTACGGCCTCCTCGACCGGCGGGCGGGCGCCACGGTCCTGGCCACGACGTTCTTCGCCCTCGCGTTGACCCTCTTCTTGAAGTACGGGTTCGCGATGCCACGCCCACCTGCGGACGTCATGCTCATACCCGAGGACGGGATGGGATTCCCGAGTGGCCACGCGACGGGCGCCACCGCCACCTACGCCGCGCTGGCGGTGTACCTGAAACGGTGGTCGCGAACGAACCGGTACGGTCTCGCGGGGGTTCTCGTCGTCGTGGTCGCGCTCTCGAGGGTGTTCCTCGGGGTGCATTACTTCGTCGACGTCGTCGCCGGGATCGTCGTGGGACTGCTGGCACTGGCCGCGGTCCGGTGGGTCGCGAGCGAGCAGCTGACCATCGCATTCGCCATGAGCGTCCCGGTCGCGCTGGCCGGCACCCTCCTGGCGGGGACGGCCGAAACCGCCCTCCAGGTCGGCGTCGTCTCGGGCGGTGCCATCGGGTGGTGGCTCGTGAACGATCGGGTCGCCGATAGCGAGATAGAAACGGTACGGATCGTCGCGGCAGCGGTCGGTGGAGGACTCCTCCTCGGCGTCGGTTTCGAATCGGGCGTCCCGATCGTCGCCGGGTTCGCGGGAGCAGGGGCCGGAGCGCTGTTCCTTGCCGTCCCGGGACTGAACGGCTAG
- a CDS encoding uracil-DNA glycosylase family protein, which translates to MEQDDLVVTECTRCPALVESRSRIVNGVGPADAAILFVGEAPGQQEDADGEPFVGRSGKILDEVLRDHGLDRSVVRITNSVRCRPPDNRDPTATERANCRPYLDREIAAVDPAVVVTLGKVPSENLLDRSVAVTSEAGTVESVAIDDQVRDVMICVHPAATLYDRSQRGTFEQVIADAAELAGNPRSDQASLGEF; encoded by the coding sequence ATGGAGCAGGACGACCTGGTCGTGACCGAGTGCACGCGCTGTCCGGCCCTCGTCGAGTCGCGAAGCCGCATCGTCAACGGGGTCGGCCCTGCCGACGCGGCGATCCTCTTCGTCGGCGAAGCGCCAGGACAACAGGAGGACGCCGATGGGGAGCCCTTCGTCGGACGGAGCGGGAAGATCCTCGACGAAGTCCTCCGGGACCATGGCCTGGACCGGTCGGTAGTCCGGATCACCAACAGCGTCCGCTGTCGGCCGCCGGACAATCGCGACCCGACAGCGACAGAGCGGGCGAACTGTCGGCCGTACCTCGACCGCGAGATAGCCGCGGTGGACCCGGCGGTCGTGGTCACCCTCGGGAAGGTCCCCAGCGAAAACCTGCTCGACCGGTCGGTCGCCGTGACGAGCGAGGCCGGCACCGTCGAGTCGGTCGCTATCGACGACCAGGTCCGGGACGTGATGATCTGTGTCCATCCGGCGGCCACGCTCTACGACCGGAGTCAACGCGGGACCTTCGAGCAGGTCATCGCCGACGCCGCCGAGCTGGCCGGCAACCCCCGCAGCGACCAGGCGAGTCTCGGGGAGTTCTGA
- the lrp gene encoding HTH-type transcriptional regulator Lrp: protein MTYENLDATLINALLEDGRASLRSLAEELDVSVTTVSNHLKDLEAEGVIEGYTPMVDYEKLGYDVTAIVQLKVEGNALPDITDRLEGHKQMVNVYEVTGEFDIIAVGKFTDTDDMNQLIKDLLADADIKESNTSVVLDAPVECNQFELDIHD, encoded by the coding sequence ATGACCTACGAGAATCTGGACGCCACGCTCATCAACGCACTCCTCGAGGACGGACGGGCAAGTCTTCGCAGTCTCGCCGAGGAACTCGACGTCTCGGTCACGACCGTGTCGAATCACCTCAAGGACCTGGAGGCGGAGGGGGTCATCGAGGGCTATACACCCATGGTCGATTACGAGAAACTGGGCTACGACGTCACCGCCATCGTCCAGCTCAAGGTCGAGGGGAACGCCCTCCCGGACATCACCGACCGCCTCGAGGGCCACAAGCAGATGGTCAACGTCTACGAGGTGACGGGCGAGTTCGATATTATCGCCGTCGGCAAGTTCACCGACACCGACGATATGAACCAGTTGATCAAGGACCTGCTCGCGGACGCCGACATCAAGGAGTCGAACACGAGCGTCGTCCTCGACGCGCCGGTCGAATGCAACCAGTTCGAACTGGATATTCACGACTGA
- the aceB gene encoding malate synthase AceB translates to MSTERDHDRAFVRSFFTTPTAVEGEADSAKMLRRAAQLRGMEAPDVWVPDNEDATAPSMRDEGVENIVEVVTAHGEDVPAEIHPRVVWHRDSPATRYRGFQHMLEIADPEDGAGEQIDGFVIPEVGGIDDWKKADEFLTIVETEHGMEEGSLAMSVIVESGAAELAMGDLREEMGRPENNLERLFLLVDGEVDYTKDMRAMTPTGGLPPWAELRHNTSRAASAAGLIAIDGPYDDIRDVEGYHDRMEDNHAKGMLGIWALTPGQVVEANTAPLPPEEGYWLLDADGREVELRPEDGVATYDGDRIELEATDDGYRLGVGGDDEHLDDEDLSDAILDLVEYVPSLDDVVDSMAEFEAAKEAGKGAIAMTQAVTLRIDGIEVDIEADRMWDEATYQAASTPIALFKDVYENRPDQHEALEERYGASVVQRATAVGN, encoded by the coding sequence ATGAGTACCGAACGAGATCACGACAGAGCGTTCGTGCGAAGCTTCTTCACCACGCCGACGGCGGTGGAGGGTGAAGCGGACTCCGCGAAGATGCTGCGACGTGCAGCCCAGCTCCGCGGCATGGAGGCCCCGGACGTCTGGGTCCCGGACAACGAGGACGCGACCGCACCGTCGATGCGAGACGAGGGGGTCGAGAACATCGTCGAGGTGGTCACGGCGCACGGCGAGGACGTGCCGGCAGAGATCCACCCGCGGGTAGTCTGGCACCGCGATAGCCCGGCCACGCGGTACCGCGGCTTCCAGCATATGCTCGAGATAGCCGACCCCGAGGACGGCGCGGGCGAGCAGATCGACGGGTTCGTCATCCCGGAGGTCGGTGGCATCGACGACTGGAAGAAGGCCGACGAGTTCCTGACCATCGTCGAGACCGAACACGGCATGGAGGAGGGGAGTCTCGCCATGTCCGTCATCGTCGAGAGCGGGGCCGCCGAACTCGCCATGGGGGACCTCCGCGAGGAGATGGGTCGACCGGAGAACAACCTCGAACGGCTGTTCCTCCTCGTCGACGGCGAGGTCGACTACACGAAAGACATGCGCGCGATGACCCCGACCGGCGGCCTCCCACCGTGGGCCGAACTCCGGCACAACACCTCCCGGGCGGCCAGCGCCGCTGGCCTGATCGCGATCGACGGCCCGTACGACGACATCCGCGACGTCGAGGGCTACCACGACCGGATGGAGGACAACCACGCGAAGGGGATGCTCGGCATCTGGGCGCTCACGCCCGGCCAGGTCGTCGAGGCCAACACCGCACCGCTCCCGCCGGAGGAGGGCTACTGGCTCCTCGACGCGGACGGCCGGGAGGTCGAACTGCGCCCGGAGGACGGCGTCGCGACCTACGACGGCGACCGCATCGAACTCGAGGCGACGGACGACGGCTACCGCCTCGGTGTCGGCGGCGACGACGAACATCTCGACGACGAAGACCTCTCGGACGCGATCCTCGACCTCGTGGAGTACGTTCCGAGCCTGGACGACGTCGTCGACTCCATGGCGGAGTTCGAGGCCGCGAAGGAGGCGGGCAAGGGCGCTATCGCCATGACGCAGGCGGTGACGCTGCGCATCGACGGCATCGAAGTCGATATCGAAGCGGACCGGATGTGGGACGAGGCCACCTACCAGGCCGCCAGCACGCCCATCGCCCTCTTCAAAGACGTCTACGAGAACCGGCCGGACCAGCACGAAGCACTCGAAGAGCGTTACGGCGCGTCGGTGGTACAGCGGGCGACTGCCGTCGGGAACTGA